Within the Candidatus Tanganyikabacteria bacterium genome, the region TCCGGCATCGCGGCCGGCACGGAGGCCGGCCCCACCCGTTGCATCGGTGGCGCAGGCCTCCGTGCCTGCGTCCGATAGGCGCCAGGTCATTTGAGCGCCGCTATGACGCCACCCGATACGCGCGGTATCCCACCTTGTTGCCAAGTCTCCGAATCACCTCAGCGACACGTGCGCGGGCAATGTCGGCGATCGTGGGATAGCGGGCATAAGCCGTGCGTTCGGGCAACTGGACCAGGACGAAGCGGCGGTCGCCGCCGTCGGCGGCGTTGGCCTCCAGCACGGCCTGGGCCGTCGTGCCGGATCCGGCGAAGCAGTCGAGCACGATGTCGCCGCCCGCCGGATCGGTCGCTATCTCCAGGATTCGCCGGATCAGGGTCGGCGGCTTGGGGGTCTCGAACTTCATGTCCGGCAGCAGGGCCCGCAGGGCTTGCGTGGCGCTCTGCGTGCTGCCGACCTCGGAGTAGGTCCACACGGTGCGCGGCACGACCCGCCTGGCCGCCGAGAGGTGCTTCTTGAACCGCGGCCGGCGCGATTTGCCATCGCGGCCCCAGTAGAGGAGGCCTTCCAGGGCGTGGCGTTCGGCCACTTCCCGCGAATAGGCCCAGACCGCCGCGGGGCTCGGCCAGGCGTCCTCGCCGGTGTGTGGATTGCGGATGGGGTAGTAGAGGTTCGGCCGCTCGCTGCGCGTCTTGTTGCAGGTGTACGTCGTCGAGTTCCAGGGGCCGCGCGGATCGGCATCCGGGTTCTGGTAGTACCGGCGCTGCCGGCTGGTCATGGGCAGGCGGTTGGGCCGCCAGGCGGCCTTGTCCCGGGCGTACACCAGGATCCAGTCGTGGTCGCTGCTGAAGTACCTGGCGTCGTTGGCCGGGGAGACCTTGCGCTGCCACGCGATGGAGGTCACGAAGTTGCCTTCGCCGAAAAGCTCGTCGCAGAGCATCCGCAGGTGGTGGCATTCCGCGTCGTCGATGGTGACGAAGAGCGCACCGTCGGGCCGCAGCAGGCGATGGGCCAGCGCCAGGCGGGGGAACATCATCGAAAGCCATGCGGCGTGGTCGCGGCCGTCGGCCGCCGCGAGCGAGCGGTCGCGGAAGCGATCGGGGTAGATGAAGGACTGGCCCGTGTTGTAAGGCGGGTCGATCACGACGGCCTTGACCCGTCCGACGAGTTCGGGTTCGAGCAATTTGAGCGCATCGAGGCAATCGCCGGTGACGAAGAGATGCTCGGCACCCTCGGGCCGCACGCTCTCGTCAGGCCGAAAGACGAGCTGAAAGCGGCTCGGCGCGTCGGCCGCCTCGCGGCTGGCTGCCTTGCCCGGCCAGGACAGGCCAAACCGCTCGCTGACGGGCGCATCGATCATTCGGCCATTGTAGCCTCGCGTCAGGCGATGTTCAGGTAGATATAGAAGTAGTGGCAGCCCGCGCCCAGAAGCACGCAGACGTGCCAGATCTCGTGGTGGCCCAGCAGTCCCGGCCAGTAGTCGAAGAGTTTCCGCGTGAACACGATCGCGCCGAAGGTATACGCGAGTCCGCCGGCCGCCATCAGGCCGATCGTCCAGCCCCGCGACGCCGCGATCAGCGGCATGAGCTGCGTGACCGCCAACCAGCCCAGGGCGACGTAGATGGCGGTCATGAGCAGGCTGGGTGGAGCCGCGACGTCGGGCGGATCGGGCGCGAGGGCCAGCTGGTACACCACGCCGATCATGGCGATCGCCCAGACCATCGCCAGGAGGATGCGGCCACTGGGCCCGGGCAGCATGTGGATGCAGATCGGCGTGTAGCAACCGGCGATGAAGGGATAGATGGCGGCGTAATC harbors:
- a CDS encoding hemolysin III family protein, encoding MSLQTPAADVVAARPRFREPVNGFLHLGGFVLSVLGTALLLWRCYPDAGRIATAAIFGGTMSLCFLASTFHHLISAAPRTEIRLFRIDYAAIYPFIAGCYTPICIHMLPGPSGRILLAMVWAIAMIGVVYQLALAPDPPDVAAPPSLLMTAIYVALGWLAVTQLMPLIAASRGWTIGLMAAGGLAYTFGAIVFTRKLFDYWPGLLGHHEIWHVCVLLGAGCHYFYIYLNIA
- a CDS encoding site-specific DNA-methyltransferase; its protein translation is MIDAPVSERFGLSWPGKAASREAADAPSRFQLVFRPDESVRPEGAEHLFVTGDCLDALKLLEPELVGRVKAVVIDPPYNTGQSFIYPDRFRDRSLAAADGRDHAAWLSMMFPRLALAHRLLRPDGALFVTIDDAECHHLRMLCDELFGEGNFVTSIAWQRKVSPANDARYFSSDHDWILVYARDKAAWRPNRLPMTSRQRRYYQNPDADPRGPWNSTTYTCNKTRSERPNLYYPIRNPHTGEDAWPSPAAVWAYSREVAERHALEGLLYWGRDGKSRRPRFKKHLSAARRVVPRTVWTYSEVGSTQSATQALRALLPDMKFETPKPPTLIRRILEIATDPAGGDIVLDCFAGSGTTAQAVLEANAADGGDRRFVLVQLPERTAYARYPTIADIARARVAEVIRRLGNKVGYRAYRVAS